A single window of Dehalococcoidia bacterium DNA harbors:
- a CDS encoding sialidase family protein, translated as MIKRFIFESAPFASCHASTIVETAPGEFLAAWFGGSGEGAADVAIWGASFSGGRWSPPEVLADEPEAPCWNPVLFATRDGRVHLYYKAGLSPQSWSGFFRVRSTDGSWSEPEMLPAGLLGPAKNKPLLLSSGRIVAGTSVESYRAWAAWVELSDDGGRTWRRRGPIAAPGEPRGVIQPAIFETSSGDLRMLLRSARIGRICEARSSDRGETWTAAAPTALANPNSGIDAVRLQDGRVILCHNPLERGRTPLVLSVSEDDGDTWREAVQLESGPGEYSYPAVVQASDGEIHVTYTWRRERIGHAVLAPEDL; from the coding sequence ATGATCAAGCGCTTCATCTTCGAGTCGGCGCCGTTTGCAAGCTGCCACGCTTCGACTATCGTCGAGACGGCGCCGGGGGAGTTCCTGGCGGCGTGGTTCGGCGGCTCAGGCGAGGGAGCGGCGGACGTTGCGATCTGGGGCGCCTCGTTCTCGGGCGGGCGCTGGTCGCCGCCTGAGGTGCTGGCTGACGAACCCGAGGCGCCGTGCTGGAACCCGGTGCTGTTCGCGACGCGCGACGGCCGCGTCCACCTCTATTACAAGGCAGGCCTGAGCCCGCAGTCCTGGTCTGGCTTCTTCCGCGTACGCAGCACAGACGGCTCCTGGTCTGAGCCCGAGATGCTCCCCGCGGGCCTGCTCGGCCCGGCGAAGAACAAGCCGCTTCTCCTTTCGTCCGGGCGCATAGTCGCCGGCACCTCCGTGGAGAGCTATCGCGCCTGGGCGGCGTGGGTGGAGCTCTCCGACGACGGCGGGCGGACGTGGCGGCGGCGCGGGCCGATTGCGGCGCCCGGCGAACCGCGAGGAGTGATCCAGCCGGCGATTTTCGAGACGTCATCCGGCGACCTGCGGATGCTCCTGCGCTCGGCCCGCATCGGCCGCATCTGCGAGGCGCGCTCGAGCGACAGGGGCGAGACATGGACGGCCGCGGCGCCAACGGCCCTGGCGAACCCTAACAGCGGCATCGATGCCGTCCGCCTTCAGGACGGACGCGTCATCCTCTGCCACAACCCCCTCGAGCGTGGCCGGACGCCCCTCGTGCTCTCGGTCTCGGAGGACGACGGCGACACGTGGCGCGAGGCGGTGCAACTGGAGTCCGGGCCCGGCGAGTACTCGTATCCGGCGGTGGTGCAGGCGTCTGACGGCGAGATCCACGTCACCTATACGTGGCGGCGGGAGCGCATTGGCCATGCGGTCCTGGCGCCCGAGGACCTGTAG
- a CDS encoding benzoate/H(+) symporter BenE family transporter yields MASVAAPAEPRPRPSLRDLNSAAVWAGITTFIFFVFGALTVQISVVQQFGISEDQQSSWITITWLTSGLVTLPVCLYYRQPISIGWTLPGLLYIGSLADRFTLGEVALASAIAGLAIVAIGLAGYGSRIIHLIPMPVLMAMFAASIVQYVTGMVESTVGDTLIAAPMVAAYIAGRVLANPRVPPVGLAVIAGAVAIVALGEVGSLEVHSGLPHLEVVDFAFSPEALLSVTLPMVVLVLGLGNVQSLGFMISEGYRPPLNLVTGIIGGMTVVNAMFGGHPAAMARTGTAMVSGRDAGPFDSRYWAAFVAFVPVLGVALATGLVVALISILPPAYVLTMAGLAILAAFQDSLERAFTGSLRFGAVVAFAVTMSSFEVEGIPSAFWALIAGIGASFLLERQELFRYWKQVFSAPHSPLDHVVESMEIRRWETETA; encoded by the coding sequence ATGGCCAGCGTAGCCGCTCCTGCCGAGCCGCGGCCGCGGCCCAGCCTTCGCGACCTCAATTCTGCCGCGGTCTGGGCCGGGATAACCACGTTCATTTTCTTCGTCTTCGGGGCGCTGACGGTCCAGATATCGGTCGTGCAGCAGTTCGGGATATCGGAGGACCAGCAGTCCAGCTGGATCACGATTACCTGGCTGACCTCCGGGCTCGTCACCCTGCCGGTCTGCCTCTATTACCGCCAGCCCATCTCCATCGGTTGGACGCTGCCCGGACTGCTGTACATCGGCAGCCTTGCCGACAGGTTCACGCTGGGCGAGGTTGCCCTCGCCAGCGCCATCGCTGGGCTGGCGATCGTGGCGATAGGACTGGCCGGCTACGGGAGCCGCATCATCCACCTGATACCGATGCCTGTACTGATGGCGATGTTCGCCGCGAGCATCGTCCAGTACGTGACGGGCATGGTCGAGTCGACGGTGGGCGACACGCTCATCGCCGCGCCGATGGTGGCGGCCTACATCGCAGGACGCGTCCTGGCGAACCCTCGCGTGCCGCCCGTCGGACTGGCCGTGATTGCCGGCGCTGTCGCCATCGTGGCCCTGGGCGAGGTAGGGAGTCTCGAAGTCCATTCCGGCCTGCCGCACCTCGAAGTGGTGGACTTCGCCTTTAGCCCGGAGGCATTGCTCAGCGTCACGCTTCCCATGGTGGTACTGGTGTTGGGCCTCGGGAACGTCCAGAGCCTCGGCTTCATGATCTCGGAGGGCTACAGGCCGCCCCTGAACCTGGTGACGGGCATCATCGGCGGCATGACCGTCGTGAACGCGATGTTCGGCGGACACCCGGCAGCGATGGCCCGCACCGGTACGGCGATGGTCTCCGGCCGCGACGCCGGGCCGTTCGACTCCCGGTACTGGGCGGCCTTCGTCGCCTTTGTGCCGGTGCTCGGCGTGGCGCTGGCCACCGGCCTGGTCGTGGCCCTGATCTCGATCCTGCCGCCGGCGTATGTCCTGACCATGGCCGGCCTGGCAATCCTTGCCGCCTTTCAGGACTCACTGGAGAGGGCCTTCACCGGGTCGCTTCGGTTCGGCGCCGTGGTGGCCTTCGCGGTCACCATGAGCAGCTTCGAGGTCGAGGGCATTCCCTCGGCGTTCTGGGCGCTCATCGCGGGCATTGGCGCTTCCTTCCTGTTGGAGCGCCAGGAGTTGTTCCGTTACTGGAAGCAAGTGTTCTCCGCGCCCCATTCGCCCCTGGACCACGTCGTGGAGTCGATGGAGATCCGCCGCTGGGAGACGGAGACGGCCTGA
- a CDS encoding TIGR03668 family PPOX class F420-dependent oxidoreductase, translating to MAFGILDLKAAARSFVLGARIGHLATAAPNGAPHVVPVCFALAGDRVYIALDEKAKSVQPRELRRVRNLLANPRVQLVVDRYDEDWRRLGFVQLSGTASLIEGGEEHAAAVAALRDKYPQYRSMSLESRPVIRIEVARVTAWGDLSS from the coding sequence GTGGCGTTCGGAATCTTGGACCTGAAGGCCGCCGCAAGGAGCTTCGTGCTCGGGGCGCGCATCGGCCATCTGGCCACCGCCGCACCCAACGGCGCGCCCCACGTCGTGCCCGTGTGCTTCGCACTCGCAGGCGACCGGGTCTACATCGCTCTCGACGAGAAAGCCAAGTCCGTGCAGCCACGGGAGCTTCGGCGCGTCCGGAACCTGCTCGCAAACCCCAGAGTACAGCTGGTGGTCGACCGCTACGACGAGGATTGGCGCCGCCTCGGGTTCGTGCAGCTCTCCGGCACAGCGTCGCTCATCGAGGGCGGCGAGGAGCACGCTGCCGCCGTAGCGGCCCTGCGCGACAAGTACCCCCAGTACCGCTCGATGTCCCTCGAATCGCGGCCGGTCATCCGTATCGAAGTAGCGCGGGTGACGGCCTGGGGCGACTTATCGTCGTAG
- a CDS encoding FGGY-family carbohydrate kinase yields MALLGIDIGSTAMKAAAFDEGGRQVGAVRLEYRKPVQGADDWWRFAARAVRLLLRGHDGLGPRVRAVGLSGRGGTRVFLDRGGRPVPVPASLTPSPEAQQRVIELAGSRRGGHGIRFLASLLQFRQEQPHEWPRVARAMVAKDYVVFQLTGYAVTDPASSLDVEDWPPAVRTAPEFEGVLLPEVRWPWQAAGRLRTPVAAALGLPPGIPVATGAHDGVAAAVGAGAAFEGAHPVTLGTNAVYRILSNDVAGAKSRFWTVLPGLTAYGADVTLGGYAADWIAGLLGGSHERLSGEASRVPPGSEGVVFLPQMGGRILPEPNPGAAGAFAGLRRGTRPAHMYRAVLEGNAFALRAAREALLGQGLPDGDIYLTGGGSRSPLWRAILAGTFARPVRWTGVEEGCRGGAIFAGVAAGTWRDVPEAVRAMTGKPHVLEPGDDIAAYDAAYERFVRVRRALDHA; encoded by the coding sequence ATGGCGCTCCTCGGTATCGATATCGGTTCGACGGCGATGAAGGCGGCGGCGTTCGACGAGGGCGGCCGCCAGGTGGGCGCGGTGCGCCTGGAGTACCGGAAGCCGGTCCAGGGCGCCGACGACTGGTGGCGGTTCGCGGCGCGGGCGGTGCGGCTACTGCTGCGAGGCCACGACGGGCTGGGGCCGAGGGTCCGTGCTGTCGGCCTCTCCGGAAGGGGAGGCACGCGGGTGTTCCTGGACCGCGGCGGCCGGCCGGTGCCGGTGCCGGCCAGTCTGACGCCTTCGCCCGAGGCCCAGCAGCGCGTGATCGAGCTCGCCGGGTCGCGGCGGGGAGGCCACGGCATCCGCTTCCTTGCCTCGCTCCTGCAGTTCCGCCAGGAGCAGCCACATGAGTGGCCGCGCGTTGCGCGAGCGATGGTGGCGAAGGACTACGTGGTCTTCCAGCTCACGGGCTATGCCGTGACCGACCCAGCCTCCAGCCTGGACGTGGAGGACTGGCCGCCCGCGGTCAGGACGGCGCCGGAGTTCGAGGGCGTGCTGCTGCCTGAAGTGCGCTGGCCGTGGCAGGCGGCAGGCCGCCTCCGCACTCCAGTCGCGGCGGCGCTGGGCCTGCCGCCCGGGATACCGGTCGCCACCGGCGCTCACGACGGGGTGGCGGCGGCTGTCGGCGCCGGCGCCGCCTTCGAGGGCGCCCATCCGGTGACGCTGGGCACGAACGCGGTCTACCGCATCCTCAGCAACGATGTCGCTGGCGCGAAGAGCCGGTTCTGGACGGTGCTGCCCGGCCTGACAGCCTACGGCGCCGACGTCACGCTCGGCGGCTACGCGGCCGACTGGATCGCCGGCCTTCTTGGGGGTAGTCACGAACGGCTCTCAGGGGAGGCGTCCCGTGTACCACCCGGGTCGGAGGGCGTGGTGTTCCTGCCCCAGATGGGCGGCCGCATCCTGCCGGAGCCGAACCCGGGCGCGGCCGGCGCGTTCGCCGGCCTCCGTCGCGGGACGCGGCCCGCCCACATGTACAGGGCCGTCCTCGAAGGGAACGCCTTCGCGCTCAGGGCCGCGCGAGAGGCGCTACTCGGCCAGGGACTGCCGGACGGGGACATCTACCTGACGGGCGGCGGTAGCCGCAGCCCGCTCTGGCGGGCGATACTCGCGGGGACGTTCGCCAGGCCGGTCCGCTGGACCGGCGTCGAGGAGGGCTGCCGTGGCGGCGCCATCTTCGCAGGAGTGGCGGCCGGGACCTGGCGCGATGTGCCCGAGGCCGTCAGGGCGATGACGGGAAAACCACACGTCCTCGAGCCTGGCGACGACATCGCCGCGTACGACGCGGCGTACGAGCGCTTCGTCCGCGTCCGCAGGGCACTCGACCATGCCTGA